In a genomic window of Streptomyces katrae:
- a CDS encoding AIM24 family protein, with protein sequence MQSSLFGHAEQQSQERYTVQNPQLLRVTLAGSDDVLARKGSMVAYQGIVDFDGEYQSTSQRGARSRTGEGLDLMRCSGQGTVYFANLAQHVHVLDVDQDGLTVDSSYVLAMDSTLHTEVIAVDSQYGISGTGKYQLNITGRGKVALMTSGQPLMMQVTPDKYVNADADAIVAWSTSLRVQMQAQTHSAGVWRRRGNTGEGWELSFLGTGFALVQPSEVLPPQNAQLGQGIAAQFGMGQHGAHAQNQNNVWN encoded by the coding sequence ATGCAGAGCTCACTTTTCGGCCACGCCGAGCAGCAGTCCCAGGAGCGGTACACCGTCCAGAACCCGCAGCTCCTGCGGGTCACCCTGGCCGGCTCCGACGACGTCCTCGCCCGCAAGGGCTCGATGGTCGCCTACCAGGGCATCGTCGACTTCGACGGCGAGTACCAGAGCACCAGCCAGAGGGGGGCCCGCAGCCGCACCGGCGAGGGCCTCGACCTCATGCGCTGCTCCGGCCAGGGCACGGTCTACTTCGCCAACCTCGCCCAGCACGTCCACGTCCTCGACGTCGACCAGGACGGCCTGACCGTCGACAGCAGCTACGTCCTGGCCATGGACTCCACGCTGCACACCGAGGTCATCGCGGTCGACAGCCAGTACGGGATCTCCGGCACCGGCAAGTACCAGCTCAACATCACCGGCCGCGGCAAGGTCGCCCTGATGACCTCCGGACAGCCGCTGATGATGCAGGTCACCCCGGACAAGTACGTCAACGCCGACGCCGACGCCATCGTCGCCTGGTCCACCTCGCTGCGCGTGCAGATGCAGGCCCAGACCCACTCCGCCGGTGTCTGGCGCCGCCGCGGCAACACCGGCGAGGGCTGGGAGCTCAGCTTCCTCGGCACCGGCTTCGCCCTGGTGCAGCCCAGCGAGGTGCTGCCCCCGCAGAACGCCCAGCTCGGCCAGGGCATCGCCGCCCAGTTCGGCATGGGCCAGCACGGCGCGCACGCCCAGAACCAGAACAACGTCTGGAACTGA
- a CDS encoding NUDIX hydrolase: MSLYEDAVLVLKEYAGPDEQQRGLRDVYLEHLAEHPDGMYKPCQAGHVTGSALVIDPVGGRVLLTLHKKLGLWLQMGGHCEPGDTTLAGAAMREAVEESGIASGLTLLEGGPVRLDRHPIPAPCNWHLDVQYAALAPAGVVAEISDESLDLRWFPYAEVASVADTSVVRLMEATLERLGA, translated from the coding sequence GTGAGTCTGTACGAGGACGCCGTCCTGGTCCTGAAGGAGTACGCGGGCCCGGACGAGCAGCAGCGCGGGCTCCGGGACGTCTACCTGGAGCACCTGGCGGAGCACCCGGACGGCATGTACAAGCCCTGCCAGGCGGGGCATGTGACGGGCAGCGCGCTGGTGATCGACCCGGTGGGCGGCCGTGTCCTGCTGACCCTGCACAAGAAGCTCGGCCTGTGGCTGCAGATGGGCGGGCACTGCGAGCCCGGTGACACCACGCTGGCGGGCGCGGCGATGCGCGAGGCGGTCGAGGAGTCGGGCATCGCCTCCGGGCTGACGCTGCTGGAGGGCGGCCCGGTGCGGCTGGACCGGCACCCGATCCCGGCGCCGTGCAACTGGCACCTGGACGTGCAGTACGCGGCGCTGGCTCCGGCCGGCGTGGTGGCGGAGATCAGCGACGAGTCGCTGGACCTGCGCTGGTTCCCGTACGCGGAGGTCGCTTCGGTGGCCGACACCTCGGTGGTGCGGCTGATGGAGGCGACCCTGGAGCGGCTGGGCGCGTAG
- a CDS encoding zinc-dependent metalloprotease: MSDTPFGFGLPPEEPEDGDKGKKGGQGGPGNPFGFGPGGLPGGADNPFAAMFGSMNPGDLGAAFQQLGQMLSYEGGPVNWDMAKDIARQTVAQGTPDGVKDASVGVAEKSAVEEAVRLADLWLDGVTSLPSGATAAVAWSRAEWVEATLPVWKELVDPVAERVGAAMGSVLPEEMQAMAGPLLGMMRSMGGAMFGQQIGQAVGTLAGEVVGSTDIGLPLGPAGRAALLPLNIESFGKDLGVPSDEVRLYLALREAAHARLFAHVPWLRSHLFGAVEGYARGIKVDTSKLEDVVGHLDPSNPEQLQEALQGGMFQPQDTPEQKAALARLETALALVEGWVDAVVHEAAKPRLTSADAMRETMRRRRASGGPAEQTFATLIGLELRPRRLRDASRLWASLTDARGVDGRDGLWEHPDMLPTASDLDDPDGFVHREQLDFSEIDKMLGEAAEKRDQGEGDEKK; encoded by the coding sequence GTGAGCGACACCCCATTCGGATTCGGCCTTCCGCCGGAGGAGCCGGAGGACGGCGACAAGGGCAAGAAGGGGGGCCAGGGCGGCCCCGGGAATCCGTTCGGGTTCGGCCCGGGCGGCCTCCCCGGCGGTGCGGACAATCCGTTCGCCGCGATGTTCGGTTCGATGAACCCGGGCGATCTGGGCGCCGCCTTCCAGCAGCTGGGCCAGATGCTCAGCTACGAGGGCGGTCCCGTGAACTGGGACATGGCCAAGGACATCGCCCGCCAGACCGTCGCGCAGGGCACGCCGGACGGCGTGAAGGACGCCAGCGTCGGCGTCGCCGAGAAGTCGGCGGTGGAGGAGGCGGTGCGTCTGGCCGACCTGTGGCTGGACGGGGTGACCTCCCTGCCGTCGGGTGCCACCGCGGCCGTCGCGTGGAGCCGCGCCGAGTGGGTCGAGGCGACCCTCCCGGTGTGGAAGGAGCTGGTGGACCCGGTGGCCGAGCGGGTCGGCGCGGCCATGGGCAGTGTGCTGCCCGAGGAGATGCAGGCCATGGCGGGCCCGCTGCTCGGCATGATGCGCTCCATGGGCGGGGCCATGTTCGGCCAGCAGATCGGCCAGGCCGTGGGCACCCTCGCGGGCGAGGTCGTCGGCTCCACGGACATCGGGCTGCCGCTGGGCCCGGCCGGGCGGGCGGCGCTGCTGCCGCTGAACATCGAGAGCTTCGGCAAGGACCTGGGCGTCCCCTCCGACGAGGTGCGGCTGTACCTGGCCCTGCGCGAGGCGGCGCACGCCCGTCTCTTCGCGCATGTGCCGTGGCTGCGCTCGCACCTGTTCGGTGCGGTGGAGGGGTACGCCCGGGGCATCAAGGTGGACACCTCGAAGCTGGAGGACGTGGTCGGACACCTCGACCCGTCCAACCCGGAGCAGCTTCAGGAGGCCCTGCAGGGCGGTATGTTCCAGCCGCAGGACACCCCGGAGCAGAAGGCCGCCCTGGCCCGGCTGGAGACGGCGCTCGCGCTGGTCGAGGGCTGGGTGGACGCCGTGGTGCACGAGGCGGCCAAGCCCCGGCTGACCTCGGCCGACGCCATGCGCGAGACGATGCGCCGCCGGCGTGCCTCGGGCGGCCCGGCGGAGCAGACCTTCGCCACGCTGATCGGGCTGGAGCTGCGGCCGCGCCGGCTGCGCGACGCCTCGCGGCTGTGGGCCTCGCTCACCGACGCGCGCGGGGTGGACGGGCGCGACGGGCTGTGGGAGCACCCGGACATGCTGCCCACGGCCTCCGACCTGGACGACCCGGACGGGTTCGTGCACCGCGAGCAGCTGGACTTCTCGGAGATCGACAAGATGCTCGGCGAGGCCGCCGAGAAGCGCGACCAGGGCGAGGGTGACGAGAAGAAGTGA
- a CDS encoding SDR family oxidoreductase has translation MSSPDPQARAPHDAENRPEHGDSAPGVRQPRNEAAPRRRSPVIAVTGAASGVGAALVGRLAESDEVKQVIAIDERRGDCAGAQWHVLDVRDPAIAEKLRGADVVVHLALDLDLETDPAARTAYNVRGTQTVLTAAAAAGVHRVVLCTSAMVYGALPDNDIPLSEDSELRATAEATGVGDLLEIERLGRRAPRAHPGLNVTVLRPAVLVGGTDTALTRYFESPRLLVVAGSRPTWQFCHVEDLVSALEYAALEKVEGELAVGCEGWLEQEEVEELSGIRRMELPSAVALGAAARLHRIGLTPSPAGDLAYTMHPWVVSVSGLHAAGWRPRWTNEAVLAELLQEVAGRHTVAGRRLGRKDAATAAGAAGATVALLGAAAAVRRARRRRGL, from the coding sequence GTGAGTTCCCCAGATCCGCAGGCTCGCGCGCCGCACGACGCCGAAAACCGCCCTGAGCACGGCGACAGCGCCCCCGGCGTTCGCCAGCCGCGAAACGAGGCCGCCCCCCGCCGCCGCAGCCCCGTGATCGCGGTCACCGGGGCCGCCTCCGGCGTCGGCGCCGCGCTCGTGGGCCGCCTCGCCGAGTCCGACGAGGTCAAGCAGGTCATCGCCATCGACGAGCGGCGCGGGGACTGCGCCGGCGCCCAGTGGCACGTCCTGGACGTACGCGACCCCGCCATCGCCGAGAAGCTGCGCGGCGCGGACGTGGTCGTGCACCTCGCGCTCGACCTCGACCTGGAGACCGACCCCGCGGCCCGCACTGCGTACAACGTACGCGGAACCCAGACCGTGCTCACCGCCGCCGCGGCGGCCGGGGTGCACCGGGTCGTGCTCTGCACCTCCGCGATGGTCTACGGGGCCCTGCCCGACAACGACATCCCGCTCTCCGAGGACTCCGAGCTGCGGGCCACCGCCGAGGCCACCGGCGTCGGCGACCTGCTGGAGATCGAGCGCCTGGGCCGCCGGGCCCCCCGCGCCCACCCCGGCCTGAACGTCACGGTGCTCCGCCCGGCCGTACTCGTCGGCGGCACGGACACCGCCCTGACCCGCTACTTCGAGTCCCCGCGCCTGCTCGTCGTCGCGGGCTCCCGGCCCACCTGGCAGTTCTGCCACGTCGAGGACCTGGTCAGCGCCCTGGAGTACGCCGCCCTGGAGAAGGTGGAGGGCGAGCTGGCCGTCGGCTGCGAGGGCTGGCTGGAACAGGAGGAGGTCGAGGAGCTCAGCGGCATCCGCCGCATGGAGCTGCCCTCGGCGGTGGCCCTGGGCGCCGCGGCCCGGCTGCACCGGATCGGCCTGACCCCCTCCCCGGCCGGGGACCTCGCCTACACGATGCACCCCTGGGTGGTCAGCGTCAGCGGGCTGCACGCAGCCGGCTGGCGGCCCCGCTGGACCAACGAGGCGGTGCTGGCCGAGCTGCTCCAGGAGGTCGCGGGCCGGCACACCGTCGCGGGCCGCCGCCTGGGCCGCAAGGACGCCGCCACGGCCGCCGGAGCCGCCGGCGCGACGGTGGCCCTGCTGGGCGCCGCCGCCGCGGTCCGCCGGGCCCGCAGGCGCCGCGGCCTCTGA
- a CDS encoding molybdenum cofactor biosynthesis protein MoaE → MAPHFDHPGEQAAQDPIRLLAIRETPLSIDEVFKAVGDDATGGTTLFVGTVRNHDGGADVDSLGYSCHPTAEAEMRRIAERVVEKYPVRALAAVHRIGDLAVGDLAVVVAVSCPHRGEAFEACRMLIDDLKHEVPIWKHQTFSDGTEEWVGAC, encoded by the coding sequence ATGGCACCGCACTTCGACCACCCCGGCGAGCAGGCCGCCCAGGACCCGATCCGGCTGCTCGCGATCCGCGAGACCCCGCTCTCGATCGACGAGGTCTTCAAGGCCGTCGGCGACGACGCCACGGGAGGCACCACCCTCTTCGTCGGCACGGTGCGCAACCACGACGGCGGCGCGGACGTCGACTCCCTCGGCTACTCCTGCCACCCGACGGCCGAGGCCGAGATGCGCCGCATCGCCGAGCGCGTCGTGGAGAAGTACCCGGTCCGCGCCCTGGCGGCCGTCCACCGCATCGGCGACCTGGCCGTCGGCGACCTCGCCGTGGTCGTCGCCGTCTCCTGCCCGCACCGCGGCGAGGCCTTCGAGGCCTGCCGCATGCTGATCGACGACCTCAAGCACGAGGTCCCGATCTGGAAGCATCAGACCTTCTCCGACGGCACGGAGGAGTGGGTCGGCGCCTGCTGA
- a CDS encoding PDZ domain-containing protein — translation MPRRTATMLASSLVLFALLCAGVFLKVPYSEMSPGPTVNTLGESHGEPVLNISGHQTYPTTGHLNMTTVRVTGADYDMNLLEAVYGWIAGDNIVVPHENLYPDGKTDKESTQENAEEFSQSQESAKVAALKQLGIPVSARVIVASVVKGSPSEGKLHAGDVVKAVDGSPVTAPGDVAKLVTKHKPGEPVEFTLVPAADAAEAEKANREPTTTAKVTVTAGKAPDDGHAIVGIKAGTDHTFPFPIDIKLADVGGPSAGLMFALGIVDKLTPEDLTGGKFIAGTGTIDDTGKVGPIGGIQMKTIGARQAGAEYFLTPAENCASAAAQVPDGLTLVKVSTIDDATKALQKISKGDTAGLPSCTKS, via the coding sequence ATGCCACGCCGTACAGCGACGATGCTCGCCTCCTCCCTCGTGCTGTTCGCGCTGCTCTGCGCGGGAGTGTTCCTGAAGGTCCCGTACTCCGAGATGAGTCCCGGACCGACCGTGAACACCCTGGGCGAATCGCACGGCGAGCCCGTCCTGAACATCTCCGGTCACCAGACGTACCCGACCACCGGCCACCTCAACATGACGACGGTCCGCGTCACCGGCGCCGACTACGACATGAACCTGCTCGAAGCGGTCTACGGCTGGATCGCGGGCGACAACATCGTCGTCCCGCACGAGAACCTCTACCCGGACGGCAAGACGGACAAGGAGTCGACGCAGGAGAACGCCGAGGAGTTCAGCCAGTCGCAGGAGAGCGCCAAGGTGGCCGCCCTCAAGCAGCTCGGCATCCCGGTCAGCGCCCGCGTCATCGTCGCCAGCGTCGTCAAGGGCAGCCCCTCCGAGGGCAAGCTGCACGCCGGGGACGTCGTCAAAGCCGTTGACGGCAGCCCCGTCACCGCCCCCGGCGACGTCGCGAAGCTCGTCACCAAGCACAAGCCGGGCGAGCCCGTCGAGTTCACCCTCGTGCCCGCCGCCGACGCGGCCGAGGCCGAGAAGGCGAACCGCGAGCCCACCACCACCGCCAAGGTGACCGTCACCGCGGGCAAGGCGCCGGACGACGGCCACGCCATCGTCGGCATCAAGGCCGGGACCGACCACACCTTCCCGTTCCCGATCGACATCAAGCTCGCCGACGTCGGCGGCCCCAGCGCCGGCCTGATGTTCGCCCTGGGCATCGTCGACAAGCTCACCCCGGAGGACCTGACCGGCGGCAAGTTCATCGCCGGCACCGGCACCATCGACGACACCGGCAAGGTCGGCCCGATCGGCGGCATCCAGATGAAGACCATCGGCGCCCGCCAGGCCGGCGCCGAGTACTTCCTCACCCCGGCCGAGAACTGCGCCTCCGCCGCCGCCCAGGTCCCCGACGGCCTGACCCTGGTGAAGGTCTCCACCATCGACGACGCCACCAAGGCCCTGCAGAAGATCAGCAAGGGGGACACGGCCGGACTGCCGAGCTGCACGAAGTCGTGA
- a CDS encoding PPA1309 family protein translates to MSNLSPSPGTPMAASPLTRAVLEIDEYATTLGWDKPARLFALVDTARLRRQEPGLANQLGLDKDDAGKAQLTPIEQDEVPAGTPLDKFLGTIAWPDAVVGCALTVERLMLPPSAEASVPEGLSDKQLAKWVAGHPERQEVRLTVGVLRDGSRESAVRLREKDSSSEVLTGASLVPGLADALAATFA, encoded by the coding sequence ATGTCCAACCTTTCGCCCTCCCCCGGCACCCCCATGGCGGCCAGTCCGCTGACCCGCGCCGTCCTCGAGATCGACGAGTACGCCACCACCCTCGGCTGGGACAAGCCCGCCCGCCTCTTCGCCCTGGTCGACACGGCCCGCCTGCGCCGGCAGGAGCCCGGCCTCGCGAACCAGCTCGGCCTCGACAAGGACGACGCCGGCAAGGCCCAGCTCACCCCGATCGAGCAGGACGAGGTGCCGGCCGGGACCCCGCTGGACAAGTTCCTGGGAACCATCGCCTGGCCCGACGCGGTCGTCGGGTGCGCCCTGACGGTGGAGCGGCTGATGCTGCCGCCGTCCGCCGAGGCCTCCGTACCGGAGGGGCTCAGCGACAAGCAGCTGGCCAAGTGGGTCGCCGGCCACCCGGAGCGGCAGGAGGTGCGCCTGACGGTGGGCGTCCTGCGCGACGGCTCGCGGGAGTCGGCCGTGCGGCTGCGGGAGAAGGACTCCTCCAGCGAGGTGCTGACCGGCGCGAGCCTGGTGCCCGGCCTGGCCGACGCGCTGGCGGCGACGTTCGCCTGA
- a CDS encoding UPF0182 family protein, giving the protein MPDRGGGPSGPRMRVGRPSRRARTLLLTLGVLAVLAMAFIMFAGFWTDWLWFRSVKYSSVFTTTLWTKIGLFAVFGLLMAGAVGLNVWLAYRLRPPLSAMSMEQQSLDRYRMSVAPYKKWLLLSVAAVVGLIAGASAAGQWKTWLMYVNGVPFGKKDPQFHLDVSFYTFDLPWYRFLLGFGFAAVVLSVIAAVVVHYLYGGLRVTSPGARATAAATGHLSVLLGLFVTFKAIAYWLDRYGLAVKSSDFKASDNWTGLRYVDANAYLPAKTILVAIAAICAVLFFATLWRRTWQLPVIGFGLMVLSAILIGGLYPAIVQKFQVQPNEQAKESPYVEKNIKATRDAYGIDGAEVKDYPGVPQTDDRTKLRPVADTTASLRLLDPNIVSPAFQQLQQVKGYYGFPSTLAVDRYNGQDTVIGLRELNIGGIPKNNWINDHFKYTHGYGVVAAKGTTVKDGAPDFTQSDLPSKGMFGTNFEQRIYYGEQTKQYSIVGGPQKELDYSDDKGEKETSYKGDSGVNLNNPVNRAAYALAFSEPQILYSGAIGEGSRILYNRTPKDRVEAVAPWLTIDGAPYPAVVDGRIKWIVDAYTTTNGYPYASRTTLGQSTADSLTNSQRAVVAQENRVNYIRNSVKATVDAYDGTVNLYQWDTQDPVLKTWMKAFPGTVKPKSEISKPLMDHLRYPQDLFKVQRELLTRYHVTDPQTFLSGSEAWAVPDDPTTKAGTAVPPYYLSMKMPGQPEKDQVFSLTTTFTPNERPNLSAFMAVNADPGTPDYGKIRILKMPTSKPPDGPGQVQSKFQSEPKIAESIRLLRGGDSEIEYGNLLAVPMDGGMLYVEPVYVRSSGLKYPLLRKVLVTYGGQTAFEDTLEKALNVVFGAEAPTTPVPPETQPTKPGETTTNPPAAQDPTVKAALADAQKAVEDADKAMKAGDWAAYGKAQSDLQAALKRAVDAEAKLTAPKPGG; this is encoded by the coding sequence ATGCCGGACCGCGGCGGAGGCCCCTCCGGGCCACGGATGAGAGTCGGCCGCCCCTCCCGGCGCGCCCGGACCCTTCTGCTGACCCTGGGCGTCCTGGCCGTCCTGGCCATGGCGTTCATCATGTTCGCCGGGTTCTGGACGGACTGGCTCTGGTTCCGCTCCGTCAAGTACTCCTCCGTCTTCACCACCACCCTGTGGACCAAGATCGGCCTCTTCGCCGTCTTCGGACTGCTGATGGCGGGTGCCGTCGGGCTGAACGTGTGGCTGGCCTACCGGCTGCGGCCGCCGCTGAGCGCGATGTCGATGGAGCAGCAGAGCCTCGACCGGTACCGGATGAGCGTCGCGCCGTACAAGAAGTGGCTGCTCCTGAGCGTCGCCGCGGTGGTCGGGCTGATCGCGGGCGCCTCGGCGGCCGGCCAGTGGAAGACCTGGCTGATGTACGTGAACGGGGTGCCCTTCGGCAAGAAGGACCCCCAGTTCCATCTCGACGTCTCCTTCTACACTTTCGACCTGCCCTGGTACCGCTTCCTGCTCGGCTTCGGCTTCGCCGCCGTCGTGCTGTCGGTGATCGCGGCCGTCGTCGTGCACTACCTGTACGGCGGACTGCGCGTGACCAGCCCGGGCGCCCGGGCCACCGCCGCGGCGACCGGGCACCTGTCGGTGCTGCTCGGCCTCTTCGTCACGTTCAAGGCGATCGCCTACTGGCTCGACCGGTACGGCCTCGCCGTGAAGTCCAGCGACTTCAAGGCCTCCGACAACTGGACCGGCCTGCGCTACGTCGACGCCAACGCCTACCTGCCGGCGAAGACCATCCTCGTCGCCATCGCCGCGATCTGCGCGGTGCTGTTCTTCGCCACCCTGTGGCGGCGCACCTGGCAGCTGCCGGTCATCGGCTTCGGCCTGATGGTGCTCTCGGCGATCCTGATCGGCGGGCTCTACCCGGCGATCGTGCAGAAGTTCCAGGTCCAGCCGAACGAGCAGGCCAAGGAATCCCCGTACGTCGAGAAGAACATCAAGGCCACGCGCGACGCCTACGGGATCGACGGGGCCGAGGTCAAGGACTACCCGGGCGTCCCGCAGACCGACGACCGGACCAAGCTGCGGCCGGTGGCCGACACCACCGCGAGCCTGCGCCTGCTCGACCCGAACATCGTCTCGCCGGCCTTCCAGCAGCTCCAGCAGGTCAAGGGCTACTACGGCTTCCCCTCCACGCTGGCGGTCGACCGGTACAACGGCCAGGACACCGTCATCGGGCTGCGCGAGCTGAACATCGGCGGCATCCCGAAGAACAACTGGATCAACGACCACTTCAAGTACACCCACGGCTACGGCGTCGTCGCGGCCAAGGGCACCACGGTCAAGGACGGCGCCCCCGACTTCACCCAGTCCGACCTGCCTTCCAAGGGCATGTTCGGCACGAACTTCGAGCAGCGCATCTACTACGGCGAGCAGACGAAGCAGTACTCGATCGTCGGCGGACCGCAGAAGGAGCTCGACTACTCGGACGACAAGGGCGAGAAGGAGACCAGCTACAAGGGCGACTCGGGCGTCAACCTGAACAACCCGGTCAACCGCGCCGCCTACGCGCTCGCCTTCAGCGAGCCCCAGATCCTCTACTCGGGGGCCATCGGCGAAGGCTCGCGGATCCTCTACAACCGCACGCCCAAGGACCGCGTCGAGGCCGTCGCGCCCTGGCTGACCATCGACGGCGCCCCGTACCCGGCCGTCGTCGACGGGCGGATCAAGTGGATCGTCGACGCCTACACGACGACGAACGGCTACCCGTACGCCTCGCGCACCACGCTGGGCCAGAGCACCGCCGACTCGCTGACCAACAGCCAGCGCGCCGTGGTGGCCCAGGAGAACCGGGTCAACTACATCCGCAACTCGGTGAAGGCCACCGTCGACGCCTACGACGGCACGGTGAACCTCTACCAGTGGGACACCCAGGACCCGGTCCTGAAGACCTGGATGAAGGCCTTCCCGGGCACGGTGAAGCCCAAGAGCGAGATCTCCAAGCCGCTCATGGACCACCTGCGCTACCCGCAGGACCTCTTCAAGGTCCAGCGCGAGCTCCTGACCCGGTACCACGTCACCGACCCGCAGACCTTCCTCAGCGGCAGCGAGGCGTGGGCCGTCCCGGACGACCCGACGACCAAGGCCGGTACGGCCGTTCCGCCGTACTACCTGTCGATGAAGATGCCGGGCCAGCCGGAGAAGGACCAGGTCTTCTCGCTGACGACCACCTTCACGCCGAACGAGCGGCCCAACCTGAGCGCCTTCATGGCGGTGAACGCCGATCCGGGCACCCCGGACTACGGCAAGATCCGGATCCTGAAGATGCCGACCAGCAAGCCGCCGGACGGCCCGGGCCAGGTGCAGAGCAAGTTCCAGTCGGAGCCGAAGATCGCCGAGTCGATCCGGCTGCTGCGCGGCGGTGACTCGGAGATCGAGTACGGCAACCTGCTCGCGGTGCCGATGGACGGCGGGATGCTCTACGTGGAGCCGGTGTACGTCCGCAGCTCGGGCCTCAAGTACCCGCTGCTGCGCAAGGTGCTGGTGACCTACGGCGGCCAGACGGCCTTCGAGGACACCCTGGAGAAGGCGCTGAACGTGGTCTTCGGAGCCGAGGCCCCGACCACACCGGTGCCGCCGGAGACCCAGCCGACCAAGCCGGGCGAGACCACCACCAACCCGCCGGCCGCACAGGACCCGACGGTCAAGGCGGCCCTGGCCGACGCCCAGAAGGCGGTCGAGGACGCCGACAAGGCCATGAAGGCCGGCGACTGGGCCGCGTACGGCAAGGCCCAGAGCGACCTCCAGGCGGCGCTGAAGCGGGCGGTCGACGCCGAAGCCAAGCTGACGGCCCCCAAGCCGGGAGGCTAG